The Anomaloglossus baeobatrachus isolate aAnoBae1 chromosome 4, aAnoBae1.hap1, whole genome shotgun sequence genome contains the following window.
GTGAGCACCTGATCCAAGTCTTCTTCACTTTGTCCTTGGATCAGGTGCTCACTAGATACCATCACTGCATGTATACCATTGACTGGGTTCAAGAGCAGACTCTTGATATCTTTCTCATAACAGCAGGAATTCAATTTTCCTTTATCCTGGGTATCAGGTCATCTGTTAGACACCACAATTATATGGATATCATTGATATGGTCTAGGACTATTCTCGTTAAACCTTTCCCATGAACAGACCATGGAATTGTTAAACTGGTGACAAGGTTTTCCATGCATATATTTTTTTGATTATACCCTGTATACATagacagttttttttcttttttattttttcatatgagGAGCCATGAATAAAAGCAATCTTtttcaaaagaaaaatattttccattttttccttttgagtgccgaagttcttttctctctcttggttAAATTTTGACTTCTGAGCACCAATTATCACGGTTGAGCCAGATTCTTTACTtttctattagagatgagcgagtatgcttgttactactcggtactcgcacgagtatcactgtactcgggctactcggcggggaccgagtaatctcgcgatacttgtgctgtactcgtggtcttcatgttggcgctctttttagagccagcccttatgcagggattggctggcagaccaatgcaatgccacagccctgttgtggaattgcagtgattggccggccctcacagaatgaccgtgcctttagcccgacacttccccgctcggctacggcccctcccgcactccactccgcgtgtatatttatatgcacgcttacacacacacgtacgtttttttatttaatttacagttttatggtttctacatgctgccggtggtcatttcacaaaaatactcgggtctcccataggataacattgggctcggtgctcaggccgagtacacgagtatcttgggaggctcggcccgagcctcgagcacccgagctttttagtactcgctcatcactattttctATTTCCTTAATCTGATATATTTTCATATATTAAAATATGTAAATGCGCTAAACGGATGATATAAGTCCCAATCCTAACAACAGGTATAATCCTTTACTGTAGGATAGGAAAGGAGAAGATTGTGAGTATTATAtactgttataataataataataataataataataataaaaagtacaAAAGATAAAATCCTATTATTGGAAACACAAGAAAGGACATCTTCAAAAAAATAGTTTGTATTGCATAGAGAACTTTTGGAAAAGATCTggtatgatccaggccggcttttccctgctgtggttgcaccctgctctggcctggtcatgtcagtggttaacttcccttgccttgttctggatgccaggacgctatatattgcttctctacctatggctcagtgccagtgacatTTTTGCCTTGCagtttgtatactggctctggtgagtgtttccgatctgttctgcctccctgctactgtgtcctgactttgaccctcccccgttcgtctgcctttcccagtccctgactttcctctcctgtctgttgtttgtgtttccctctgcatacctgatctcccgacttctGCCTCAGTTCTGCTTTGTGACTTTGATAttaatcctccctttgcagtgactcgactttcccagCTAGACCCTGACTGGTTTACtattctattgccccctggtggttcgcctgttaactgcctgctgaggttattctgctgtacttcagctgcctttctcttacaatgttactttgactctccttcactactctgctgccaactAGTGGGGATTACCctgtactgcgtcttactagccctttgtacagcgtgacagatcAAGGGAAAGGGTAAATAAGAAAATAAATCATAGCGGTGGCCTACATGTGGAACTTTGAAGTTAGAAGGATTAATACTAGCAGCACAAGAACAGTCCATTCAAATGAATGCCATAATAATCAGGACTTACTATCTATTGCCTATGAAAACAAGTGCAGATTGTTAAAAATGAGAAGGCTTAAAAATATTAAATCATAAATACTGAGCCGTAAAAGTCATTGACACACTGGAGCTGCGGTTACACTGAAAGACTAAGggatactttacatgctgcgacattgctaccgatatatcgtcggggtcacgtcgttagtgatgcacatccggcgccggtagcgacatcgcagcgtgtaacactaatgagcgacaatcaacgatcgcaaaatcattccaaaacagtgattgttgacacgtctttcatttccttaatatcgctgctgccacaggtacgatgttgttcgtcgttcctgcggcagtacacatcgctgtgtgtgacaccccgggagtgacgcacatctccttacctgcgttcactggcaatgaggaatgaaggaggtgggcgggatgttacgtcccgctcatctccacccctccgcttctattggccggccgcttagtgacgctgcagtgatgtcgctgtggtgCCGAACGcacagggattgttcggcggtcacagcgacgtcgctgacaaagtatgtgcgtgtgacgcttctgtaatgataatgttcgctatggcagcgatcaccaaatgtcgcacatatgatgggggcgggtgttatcgcgatTGACatagctagcaatcgctagcgatgttgcagcacgtaaagtacccttaactctcaTTTTACATtaatctttcagtgtaaacaggctgcccaTCCCAGATGAATGAGAAAAGTGGGGGCAttatcctgtgtaaacaggacttgtaATGCTGAAATATGGTGCTCAGTCACCTACTAGAAAACATTCAGTGTACATCAATTACAGCGTTCTCTTGTGTCAGCAGGATTTTAAAACACTGCCAATTAGTAAAGGTTTACTGATTGTTGGTAATTTTGTGTCATTAGTTGGTCCAAGAGAATGAacccttaggtgggctttgcacattgcgacatcgcaagccgatgctgcgatgtcgcatgcgatagtctccgcccccgtcgcaggtacgatatcttgtgattcctggcgtagcaaacattatcgctacgccagcttcacatgcactcacctgccctgcgaccgtcgctctggccagcatcctgcctccttcctaagggggcgggtcgtacaacgtcagagcgatgtcacacggcaggcgtccaatcaaagcggagggacggagatgagcaggatgtaaacatcccgcccaccttcttccttccgtatagccgccggcggcaggtaaggtgatgttcctcactcctgcggcttcatacacagcgatgtgtgctgctgcaggaacgaggaacaacaacgtacctgtcgctgcaccggcattatggaaatgtcagagaatacaccgatgatacgataacgacgcttttgcgctcgttaatcatatcatctaggattttcacgctacgatgttgaaagtgacgccggatgtgcgtcactttcgatttgactccgccgacatcgcatgtgcgatgttgcaacgtgcaaagtcgcCCTTAGACCTATCTATAAATACCCCTGAAAACTGCTTAATGTTGACAAAACCTACATAAATCAGCTACAAAAAGCAGCTGTGTTTGCATCTGCAACATCCTACATTGATTGATACATCGCAATATTCTAGGTTCTTGAGAACAATTACAAGCAAAATAAAGGCAACACCAAACAGTGACTTGGCAGTTGgtgtttataaataataataataacaacagatTATAGAGATAAAAATGTATTGTTAAATGAATAAAATACTTCATTTTTTTATCTACACTTTCTTCatgtttttcaaaacttttttacaCAATTGATAACTTTTTTTTTCAGAAAACCAATAATGTTACATTCGTTAATCTGCTTGGATTTTCAAATCTTCAAAATTTCAAAATCCCGTTCTTCTGTCTCGTGGTCCTCATTTATTGGGCAACTATTTCCGGGAACTTTCTAATCATTGCTTTATATCTACTGAGTAAATCCCTCCAGTCCCCCATGTACTTCTTCATCACCCAGCTGTCGTTGTGTGACATCCTGCTGACTACAGACATTGTCCCCACCCTTCTCCTTACTGTCCTGTATGGGAGAAGCTCGGTGACtctcatcggttgcatcctccagTTTTCTTTCTTTGTTATGTCGGAGTCCTCAGAATGTTTTCTCCTGTCGGTGATGTCCTATGACCGATATCTGGCCATCTGTAACCCCCTCCGATATAATGCCATCATGAATCACACGTTTTGTATGGTATCTGTAGCTATAGTTTGGTTGGTTGGTTTTGCAGTGATGTTTATGTACATGATCTCTATGTATAATCTCTATTACTGTGGGCCACATATTATTGACCATTTCTACTGTGACTTAGAACCTATCCTGCAGCTCTCCTGCTCTGATACATCTATGATCCATAAAGAGATTCTTATGATTGGTGTATTAAATGGATTTAGCCCTTTTATAATAATTGTGGTATCCTATGTGTACATTGCCATCACCATTCTGAAGATCCCATCTAACACTGGTAGACataaagccttctccacctgcagctcccacctcattGTGGTTTCCATGCTTTACGGGACATTATTTATTGTTTATCTCTTTCCATCAAAGGGTCAGTCCCTGACCATGAGCAAGGTCTTATCTCTGATTTATACTGTTCTGACCCCACTACTTAATCCTATTATTTACACTCTGAGGAACAAGGATTTTAAAGATGCTCTTCATAAGCtaagactgttgaggataaagaattgagtatccaaaaatacttaattcagccatttaatagactcagttatatagttcagtagatgtgaactaactcacatatttgtgaatgcttttgtttcttactaacatatatatatgtatattgcatattcagtatattttccttagacacagtatataccagcacatgtaattgtaaagatggctgcagtttcctgttttgcacccaagacagatggacaaaggaaactcctggagtctggactgaccaatccaaggaggatgtgtagatctctctacgtcatgaagccctgacctgcgatacttaattggactaaaacttttgtttacacccccttactgcttggtctagagtttctt
Protein-coding sequences here:
- the LOC142302990 gene encoding olfactory receptor 10A7-like, which translates into the protein MEILEEVYKTNNVTFVNLLGFSNLQNFKIPFFCLVVLIYWATISGNFLIIALYLLSKSLQSPMYFFITQLSLCDILLTTDIVPTLLLTVLYGRSSVTLIGCILQFSFFVMSESSECFLLSVMSYDRYLAICNPLRYNAIMNHTFCMVSVAIVWLVGFAVMFMYMISMYNLYYCGPHIIDHFYCDLEPILQLSCSDTSMIHKEILMIGVLNGFSPFIIIVVSYVYIAITILKIPSNTGRHKAFSTCSSHLIVVSMLYGTLFIVYLFPSKGQSLTMSKVLSLIYTVLTPLLNPIIYTLRNKDFKDALHKLRLLRIKN